In the genome of Candidatus Edwardsbacteria bacterium, the window ACCAGGCCATCCGGGCCAGGGTAAAATCATTTAAATATGATCGGGAATTTTATCGGGATATCGAGGAAATCAACGATTTGATCGGGGCCAACACCATACTACACGCCGTGGAAAGCAATATAGGAAAATTAAAATAACAAATAAACTATTACGAAATCAATTTACAATTTAAAGGAGCTTGTTATGCCGGTAATACTTAGCGGAGCGGGATTGACCGTTGAAAAATTGGTGCAGATCGCCCGCCACAATGAAAAAGTCGAGTTGGCCCCGGAAGCCCTGGAGCGCATCAAACAATGCCGGGCAATGCTGGAGGACAAGATCAAGGCCCGGGAGATCATGTACGGCGTCAACACCGGCATCGGGGAGTTCTCGGAGACGGTGCTTACCGACGACCAGGTGAAGGATTTCCAGAAATACCTGATATACAACCATGCCGCCGGCATCGGCGAACCGGTCCCCATCGAGCAGGTGCGGGCCGCCATGGCCGGGCGGATCAACGTCCATGCCCACGGCAACAGCGGCTGCCGGCCGGAGATAACCCAGACCTATATCGATATGCTGAACAAAGGGGTCACCCCGGTGGTCTGCCAAAAGGGATCGGTGGGAGCCTGCGGCGACCTGGCCCCCATGTCGCAGATAGCGCTTCTGTTGATGGGCGAGGGCGAGGCTTTTTATAAAGGCGAGCGCCTGCCGGGCAAGAAGGCCATGGACAAGGCCGGCATCCCCGTTCCCGGTTTGCAGGCCCGCGACGGTCTGGCTGCCATCAACGGCTCCAACCTGCTTACGGCCATGAGCGCCCTGACCCTGTACGATTTTAACCGCTGGCTCAAGCAGGCCGAGATCGCCTGCGCCATGAGCTTAGAATCGCTGATGGCCAACCTGAAGCCCTACGACATCCGGCTCCACCAGGTGCGCGGCTTCAAGGGCGCCCAGCGAAGCTCCAAGGCCATCCTGGCCTGCATCCAGGGCAGCGACCTTCAGACCGGTAAGATCAAGACCAAGGTGCAGGACGCCTACTCCATGCGAAGCACGCCCCAGGTCATCGGCGCCGCCCATGATGCCATCGCCTATGCCAAATCCCAGGTGGAGATCGAGCTGAACGGGGTGGGCGACAACCCCATCTTCCTGCCGGAGTTCAAACTGACCCTGACCGGGGCCAATTTTCAGGGCTCGCCGGTCTGCCTGCCCATGGACATGGCCGGTGCCGCCATCACCATGGTTTGCGTTCTCAGCGAGCGCCGCCTGAACCGCCTTACCAACCCGGCCTTAAGCGTGGGCCTGCCATCATTCCTCACCAAGGGAGCGGGCATGTTCAGCGGGATGATGCTCAGCCAGTACACCGCCGACATGCTGATCGTGGAGCAGCGCATCCTGTGCATGCCGGCCAGCATCCAGTCCATTCCGGCGGCCGCCGACCAGGAGGACTTCGTATCCATGGGCATGAATACCGCCCTCAAGAACAACCAGATACTGGACAACGCCTACGGCATATTGGGCATCGAGATGATGGCGGCCGCCCAGGCCCTGGATTTCAGGGATTTCAGCTTCGGCCAGGGCGTAAACAAGGCCCGGGAGGTAATCCGCAAACATGTGCTGCATCTGGAGGAGGACCGGCCCCTGTATTCCGATCATAATATCATGAAGGATCTGGTGAAATCGGCCGAGGTGCTGGAGGAAGTTGAGAAAGCCATCGGAAGTTTGGAATAACCCCACCCTATAATTCCCTCCCCTCGAGGGGAGGGAAAGGGAAAGGCCATAAAATTATAACAACCAACGTGACAGCGATTATCAAAATATGATTTTAATAATCGGCATCCTGCTTTTCGGATTTATTGTTTCCAGCCTGCTGTCGGGGCTTAATCTGTCGTACCTCCGAGCCAGCATTAAAAAAGGATTGCCCCCGGAGGTCTCGGACCTTTTTGACGAGCAGAAGATAGCCCAGATCGCCCGCTATACTGCGGACAAGACCAAACTGGGGTATTGGAGCGAGTTTATTTCAACCGCTGTGGTGGTGATCCTCTTTGCGGCCGGCATCGTGCCACAGATCACGCTGTGGGCCGATGCGCTGAAGGTCGCGCCGCTGCTGCAGGGGCTGGCGGTGATACTCGTTTTATTGCTTATAGGCTACTTGTCCGGCATACCGGCCTCGCTGTATTCCGATTTCAAGCTGGAGAAAAAATACGGCTTCTCCACCATCACCCCCAAGACCTGGATAGGCGACCAGATAAAGAGCCTGCTGGTCTCCGCTCTTTTGATGGGCCTGCTGTTCTCCGGTTTCTATCTTTTCATCAACTGGCTGGAGAGCTGGTGGTGGCTGGCAGCCTGGGGCCTGGTGGTAATCTTTTCCCTGCTGATGATATTCATCGCCCCGGTGTTGCTGATGCCGCTGTTCAACAAGTTCGTGCCGCTGGAAGATGAAGAACTGAAGAATAAGATACTGGAAATGGCCAGGAAAGCCGATTTCCCCCTGGCCGGGGTTTTCCAGATGGATGCTTCCAAGCGCAGTACCCACGACAACGCCTTTTTCACTGGGATGGGCAAGACCCGCCGCATCGTGTTCTACGACACCATGGTAAAAAACTACAGCCACCAGGAATTGCTGTCAGTAATGGGCCACGAGATCGGTCATTGGAAAGAGAAACACGTCTTCAAGCTGATATTCACGGTATCGGTTTTCTCCGGGATATTGCTGTTCCTGGCCTCTCGCATACTGGCCCACCCCTGGATATACAATGCCATCGGCCTGGGCGATCTTTTCGGGCGGGCAGGTTTCAGCGGGGCCATAGTCGGCGTGGCCTTGTACGTGGCGGCCATATTGTTCGAACCGCTGAATCTGCTTCTGTCGCCGTTCATGAACTGGCTGTCCCGAAGATATGAATACCAGTCCGATGCCCACTCGCTGAAGCTCAATCCCTCGGCCGCTGACATGAAAGGGGCGCTGATAAAACTGAGCCAGAAGAACCTAAGCAACCTGTTCCCGCACCCGCTGTATGTGATATTTCATTATTCCCATCCGCCTCTGCTGGCCCGGTTGAAGGCGATAGATGACCAAGTCCGGCGTAACGTATAACACGTAGGCACAAATTCTATTTGTGCCTAAATAATCAACGATGGGTGTTTTGTGAAGACGGAAGAATGTTGATGCATCACGTAGAATTAAAAAGGTTTTATTTGCCGGGAGCAATTTATTTTATCACCAGCGTAACGGAAGGCCGCATCCCATTATTTGTAAATGAGAAAAATCTCATAATATTGGCAAATATCATTGTTACAGAAAAAGAAAGATTGGGCTTTCTTGTTTCTGGTTATGCATTGTTGCCCGATCATATTCATCTAATTATAAAACCCGGCGAAAGTGCCAATATCTCAAGAATAATGGCAACGATTAAAGCTCTTTGTGCAAAAGCTATCAATGCTCGGTTGAACACGACAGGCAAGGTTTGGCAACACCAGTTCATGGACCATATAATCCGTACATCTAAAGATTACCAACGGCATATTGAATATATTCATCGCAATCCCTTAAAACACGGCTTGGTCAATGACATCAAAGAGTACAGATGGTCAAGCTGGCATCAATATCAGGGAACACCGCCGGAAGATATTAAGGTTGATGTATTGGATATTAAACCCGGTCGGATGTTTTGATTCATTTAGTTAAGGCACAAATAGAATTTGTGCCTACAGGGTAAACATACATAAACGAGGTTTATAAATTTATGTCTAAAATTATCCATTCCCCCCACGGCACCAAGATCTCCTGCCAGAGCTGGCAGCAGGAAGCCGCCATGCGGATGCTGATGAACAACCTGGACCCGGCGGTGGCCGAAAGGCCCGATGACCTGATAGTCTACGGTGGCAGCGGGAAGGCGGCCCGTAACTGGGACTGCTACCATGCCATCATCAAGTCGCTTAAAAAATTAAAATGCGACGAGACCCTTTTGGTGCAGTCCGGCAAGCCGGTGGGCGTTCTGCAGACCCACCCCAACTGCCCCCGGGTGCTGATCGCCAATTCCAACCTGGTGCCCCATTGGGCCAACTGGGATTATTTCCGCAAGCTGGAGGCCTTAGGCCTGATCATGTACGGCCAGATGACCGCCGGCAGCTGGATCTACATCGGCACCCAGGGAATCTTACAGGGGACCTACGAGACCTTCGGAGCATTGGCCCAGAAGCATTTCGGGGGCACGTTAAAAGGCAAGTGGGTGCTGACTGGCGGCATGGGCGGGATGTCCGGGGCTCAGCCCTTGTCGGTCACCATGAACGAGGGCGTCATCCTGGACGTGGAGGTGGACCCGGCCCGCATTCAAAAGCGTTTGGATACCGGCTACTGCGATATGATGGTGGACGACCTGGACAAGGCCTTAAAGCTGGTCTTTGAGTA includes:
- a CDS encoding aromatic amino acid ammonia-lyase, producing the protein MPVILSGAGLTVEKLVQIARHNEKVELAPEALERIKQCRAMLEDKIKAREIMYGVNTGIGEFSETVLTDDQVKDFQKYLIYNHAAGIGEPVPIEQVRAAMAGRINVHAHGNSGCRPEITQTYIDMLNKGVTPVVCQKGSVGACGDLAPMSQIALLLMGEGEAFYKGERLPGKKAMDKAGIPVPGLQARDGLAAINGSNLLTAMSALTLYDFNRWLKQAEIACAMSLESLMANLKPYDIRLHQVRGFKGAQRSSKAILACIQGSDLQTGKIKTKVQDAYSMRSTPQVIGAAHDAIAYAKSQVEIELNGVGDNPIFLPEFKLTLTGANFQGSPVCLPMDMAGAAITMVCVLSERRLNRLTNPALSVGLPSFLTKGAGMFSGMMLSQYTADMLIVEQRILCMPASIQSIPAAADQEDFVSMGMNTALKNNQILDNAYGILGIEMMAAAQALDFRDFSFGQGVNKAREVIRKHVLHLEEDRPLYSDHNIMKDLVKSAEVLEEVEKAIGSLE
- a CDS encoding transposase; translated protein: MHHVELKRFYLPGAIYFITSVTEGRIPLFVNEKNLIILANIIVTEKERLGFLVSGYALLPDHIHLIIKPGESANISRIMATIKALCAKAINARLNTTGKVWQHQFMDHIIRTSKDYQRHIEYIHRNPLKHGLVNDIKEYRWSSWHQYQGTPPEDIKVDVLDIKPGRMF
- a CDS encoding M48 family metallopeptidase; protein product: MILIIGILLFGFIVSSLLSGLNLSYLRASIKKGLPPEVSDLFDEQKIAQIARYTADKTKLGYWSEFISTAVVVILFAAGIVPQITLWADALKVAPLLQGLAVILVLLLIGYLSGIPASLYSDFKLEKKYGFSTITPKTWIGDQIKSLLVSALLMGLLFSGFYLFINWLESWWWLAAWGLVVIFSLLMIFIAPVLLMPLFNKFVPLEDEELKNKILEMARKADFPLAGVFQMDASKRSTHDNAFFTGMGKTRRIVFYDTMVKNYSHQELLSVMGHEIGHWKEKHVFKLIFTVSVFSGILLFLASRILAHPWIYNAIGLGDLFGRAGFSGAIVGVALYVAAILFEPLNLLLSPFMNWLSRRYEYQSDAHSLKLNPSAADMKGALIKLSQKNLSNLFPHPLYVIFHYSHPPLLARLKAIDDQVRRNV